Within bacterium, the genomic segment ACCGTCCGGCATTTCCTTGCGCACCCGGCCTGGGGAGAGTCGCTGCCCATTGCCATTGATCGGGCATTCCCGCGTCGGCTTCTGCTTGCCGAAGATTGCTCCCCGGAAGGCCTCCCGCATAGTCCGGCAACAAATGCAGTTGTGGAACAGCGCGCGCTCAGTCATTAGACCAGCCCCATCTCTTCCAGTTGTGGCATCACCGAATGGCGCGCCTCGTTCCGCTGCTCCTTCGATAGGGATTCCCATTCGGGCTTCCAGACGATCAGGAGTTCTTGGGCCTCGGTTTCGGTATGGTCTTTCCGCCAGCCGTCTATCAGTTTCTTTCCCAGCGCGGCGCACCGTACCAGGATTTCACCCCAGGTAGTGTCCAGGACTGGCTCAGGGTTCGCCTCTGCCGCCTGTTTCCCCAGGGCCTCATCCTCCCAAGCAAAGAACTGGCAGCCAGACCACTTCTTGGTCTGCCGATCCCACTTAGCGGTCGAGCAGCGGTAGTAAGGACGGCCAGCATTCTCCGCCGATTGAGATTCTTTGCGAACTGTCGCCGCGCCGCAGTCGGGGCACTTTTGCATTGAGGCGGCAACTTCCGGCGACGGATTCTCAACCTCCCCGGTCTCGCGGTTGACCTTCGGGGCCGCACGGCTCCCCGCCGCGCCATCGTCGTCCTCTTCGCTGGCAATCCCCACGAGGGCCTGATAACCGTATCGCCGCAGGTAAGTGATGACGCTTCCCGCGCTTTTTGGATCGTCCATCGCGCAGGTCAATCCATAGTCGCTGCTGATGTACTCTCCCGACTCGTGGACGAGTAGCGTCTGGACGGCGATTCCCACCGATCCGCCCTCCGCTCCGATCAGATTGCCGAGAACCTGCGTTACGGCTAACTTGTGCTTTGCCAGGACGGGCCGACAGACCTCAATCACCGTTGCCAGGTCGGCATAGGAGTAGGCGTACTGGCCGCCAGTCTTCGTTTGGATGTTCGCTGTCTTGTCCTTGTGAATTGCTTTCAACTCCGACTGTGCGGCGACCAGTGCCGCCGCCAGCGCTTCGATCTTTTCACTCTTGTAGAGTGCCATTTCTCTCTCCCTCCCCCTCATTTGTCGTCACCAGCGCCCGCACCGCTAGAATGTGCGAGCACTCAATCCCGTAACCATGCGCTTGACAGTCGCAATGCCAGTGACCTGCCTTCCGCTCGACCGTATGGACGCCGTGATCGCCGAAGACCGAAGCCTTGAACTCTGCCGGGGCATGAATCAGTACGCCCGGATCGGAGGCCCGCAGGCGCATGGCCTTCGTCCTGCGGTTCTCCTGGTATCGTCGCGGGAAGACTACCTCCGCGCTTCGCGCCGCCCTCGTCATGCCTTCGGCTCCGCCTTGATTCCGGTGTCAACCCGGAAGGTGTCGTGTTCAGGAACCCGCTCAAACAGATCGTCGGGCAAGGCCTCCACTTTCTCGATGGCGATTGAGGCCAGTAGCCTCTCCGTCGTCTTCACTGCCTCCGGGCAAGCCGACCTTGCCCAGTCAATCGCTTCCTTCTCCCGGCCTTCACGCAAGGCCACCCGCTCCGGCACGGTGCGCAGGGATAGCCGCCCATGATCGAGTTTCAGCGTCCGCGACTTCCCCATTGCCAGGGTCTCGCGGGCGAACGCTTCCAGTTCGGCGTCGAATCGCAGGCCGAGCCATTCCCGCCGCCGCGCAAGATCCTTGCGCTGAGAATCAATCGCTTCGCGGATTGCCTTCTCGCGGGCCTCCAGGGCCAGCAGGTCGGCTTCGAGGTTTTGCATCTTCTCCAGCGCCCACTCGGCGGAACCGCGGTCCCGGACAGCGAACTCCTGCTTGATCTCCGCGCAACCCAGAACCTCGCCGGTATCCGGGTCTACCCAGAAGCCGCCTACCAGGACGGCATTCTCGTTTGGTGTTGTCATGCCGCTGCCTCCTCTTATCGGTACGCCGGGCGGTGCAACTTCCGGCGGTACTGGGCTTCCATCACAGAATCGGGGTCAGTGTCTTCCGGCTCCGCCGCCGGCAAAGGCTTGCGGGTCATGCTCAGGCAGACCGGCTTGGCTGTCGCCCGGGCCTTCTCGTCGCAACTGGCGCAGAGCCACTTCCGGTTCTGCTCGTCGAAGTAGCCGCTGAGCAGAATTAGCATCTGGCGCGGGTATCGCTCACCGCAGATGTCGCATTCGTCCGGCTCCTCAGCGCAGCGGTTGCACATGGGAACTTCATGCAAGACCGCCTCGTCTTCGGTGAGATCACGCTGGCAGTAGTCGCATCCGTAGGTGTACTCTGGCGGATTCGCCGCCGCGTCTGCGTGTGGGTCTCCCGGTGATGGTCTCAGGTAGTTCATCGCTTCTCCCGTCTTGACAGGGAAGTCGCTTGCGTGGTAGAATCTCCCTGTCAGCATCTTTCCGTTTCACTGGAGCGCTGGGTTCCCGCCCGGCGCTTCAGGCTTCATGTGGCTCTTCTGGCTCTTCCGGCCCTTCTGCTTTCTCTGTTCCGTCGTTCAGTAGTTCCCCCGTCACCTGGTCTATCTTTGCGCTCATGTCCGTCTGCTCGTAGGTGATTCCGACCCTAACTCGCTTTCCCACCATGCCCCGCACCTGCTCGAACAGCTCATGTGGATTGCCGCCCTCCGACTCCAACACGATGACGGCCACCACGGCGAAACCGTCTTTGTCCGTCTTGACGCTGGGCGGTCTCACTCGCCCGAAGAACGCTGCCATACTCCCTCACCTCCCCTCGCCTCTCGCATCAATCCCCTCCCCGGCCCCGACTAGCGAGCCCTGGTCCCCTGAATCTGTCACCGTCCCTATGGGGGACCGGGGAGGTTCTATCTCTCGCTCCACACTGTCGCGCCCCACGCTCTCCCGCTCTTCCTCCGCCCTCCGCGCCTCCTCCGCCAGCACTTCCCGCCCCCACGCCGCCAAGTTCGCCTGCACTTGGCGCCGGGTCAGTTCCCGGCCGGATTCGGAGAAGAAACGGACGGTGGCAGTCTTCATGCCGAGGCCTCCGTAGGGGCGCTGCTTGCCGCGCCCGCTTTGGTCTCAAAGAACTCTTGCGGTCGTTTCTTCGTCCGCTCCATCCACGCCAGGAAAGTCTCTCCCGGCTGGCAAGTCCCCTCCCATGCCTCCTTTGCTCGCTGACGAGCGGCGGTGATGGCGTCGGGGTCCTGGCAGCCGTCGAAGTCGAACAAATCCCGGTAGGTTTCCGGGATAGACCGCCCACGGAAGGGGTGAACGCTGAAAAGAGGGCAGTCGGGGCTTTTGCAATCGTAGGAGTAGCCGCCCAGGCAATCAATGCACTTGGCGCGGACGATTGCCCGGGTGGGGCGCACCGCCCTTTGGTGGGGCTGTCCCGCCTTAGCCGCCCGCCCCCGCGCGAGAGCATCCAGGTGCTCCTTGCTCAGTGTCCTCTTTTTGGCTTCCTCGGCCATCCTCATCACCCCGCTACACACCCTGGTTTTGCTCTGAAATGTATTGTGAACGATATTCTCATTTTGGCGCAGGCCCAAGCCCTCTCCTGGTGTGGGCAGGATTTCTCTCCCCCCTCGCCGAAGAGGGCATTGGCACACCCAAACGAAGGGGGAGAGAATCACCATGAACAAGTCTGAGGTCGCTTTTCATCTCACCGTCACCGCCCTAGAGAAGGCCAATCTGCCTGTGCAAAACGAACCGTATACGCGAGAGATGGTCTTGGAACGCGCCCAATTGGTCGCCGCCTGCTATCAGATCATCTTTGACGCCGTGCCTGACTTCCATACGGGCGAGCCCAAGACCCGGATTGCCTAAAGCCGGGCTACTTCCCGTCGCACCTTGAGCAGGCGAAGGATCGTGAGGGCGTTGTTATTTTCATGCACGCGCCCCCGCAGGTGATCTATCGCCTCGTTGATGAGTTGCAGGTCGGTCATCTCTGCCGCCGGAGTCCATTTGGGTAACGCCTTCTGCTCTTTCTCGCTCGCCTTCTCGCTCTGCTTTGCCATCTCTCCGCTCCTCTCTATTGCCTATTGCCTATTGCCCAATGCCCATTGCCGGCAGTTGATTCATGCCGCCGCCTCCTGGGTCTCGGCTTGCGCCTTAGCCTCTTCCTCCGCCTTCGCCTTCGCTATGGCTTCCCGGACCCAGTTGTGAATCGTCCCATTCGAGGGTGCCGTTTTGTGTCTTATCAGTAAATCTATCCTGATCGCATCAATCGTTTCGCCCTTCTGGAATCGGTTGATAACCAACTCGCGGACTGACCCCCGGACCTTTCGATCCAGAGTCCGCTCGATCCGACTCTTCAAGCCTCGGCGCTGCCGCTCCGTTCTGGATCGTAAATCAGCCATGCCTATATCCTCGTTCCGTCGAGTGAGTTTTGCTGCTGGGGACGCTTACGACTTAGGGAGTTCCTTTTTCGTGACACCCTCTGCCCCCTGTTTCGACATCGTGACT encodes:
- a CDS encoding host-nuclease inhibitor Gam family protein; translated protein: MTTPNENAVLVGGFWVDPDTGEVLGCAEIKQEFAVRDRGSAEWALEKMQNLEADLLALEAREKAIREAIDSQRKDLARRREWLGLRFDAELEAFARETLAMGKSRTLKLDHGRLSLRTVPERVALREGREKEAIDWARSACPEAVKTTERLLASIAIEKVEALPDDLFERVPEHDTFRVDTGIKAEPKA
- a CDS encoding ERF family protein encodes the protein MALYKSEKIEALAAALVAAQSELKAIHKDKTANIQTKTGGQYAYSYADLATVIEVCRPVLAKHKLAVTQVLGNLIGAEGGSVGIAVQTLLVHESGEYISSDYGLTCAMDDPKSAGSVITYLRRYGYQALVGIASEEDDDGAAGSRAAPKVNRETGEVENPSPEVAASMQKCPDCGAATVRKESQSAENAGRPYYRCSTAKWDRQTKKWSGCQFFAWEDEALGKQAAEANPEPVLDTTWGEILVRCAALGKKLIDGWRKDHTETEAQELLIVWKPEWESLSKEQRNEARHSVMPQLEEMGLV